Part of the Perognathus longimembris pacificus isolate PPM17 chromosome 1, ASM2315922v1, whole genome shotgun sequence genome, GTTAACACATATGACTCCAGCAGGGAATTCAAATGGGCATGGAAATTTGAGATTATTTTCCTATGCTTCTGCTATCCACCAGAAGGAAGATGTGCTGGGTAGCTACTAATCCAGTGAGAATTTGGAAACATGTGGAAAGGTCTCCAGCCTGAAACAGTTTCACAGAGCTGACTCACATGAGCAAGAGAAACATGTGCTATGCCAAGATTGGGAGTTGCTAGTTCTATGCAACATTATTGTGGCATGGACCTAATGCATTCAGAAGAGTCTGTTAACTCTGCTTCTGCAGATGGAGCTGCTAGAGTGGAGATGGACAAATCTGCTGGTTAGAGTTGGAAGGACATTTGCTCCAACATGCTTTCCAACATGTTTGCCTAGCAGAGTGGGGCTACTTCTGAGTTATCAGGTGAGAGGAGGCACAAGAGACAAAGAACTAATAActacttttctgccagagcaAAGATAATTCTTGTTTATCTTCTAGATTAAATATGTAGCTACGCTCTGTGATCCTGGTGCTCAACCTTCTTTGTGATGAGTCATTCATATCTATGATATTGTTCCCATCacaatgcattttatttatatttattttatctgtCTCACCTACTGAGACAGATGTTTGAAagcatgaatacattttttttttttttgccagtactgggccttggactcagggcctgagcactgtccctggcttcttgctcaaggccagcactctatcacttgagtcacagcactggacattttctgtatatctggtgctggggaatcaaacccagggcctcgtgtatacgaggcaagcacttttgccactaggccatatccccagcccgcatgaatacatttttaatttcttcttttttgttgcttagtcaagtatttttaaatgtttgtttctttattaatATCTGTCTCTGGCATAAGAGGCTTGGGAAAGAAGAGTTAGCAAAGCCTCATCAGAGTTCTAGTGCATGGAATCAAGCCAATGTACCAAGCTAATTCCTGCATGTGAACCAATCTAAGCATTGCCTCTTTAGGTCAAAGTAATGTTGGCATTGTAAAAATGTCATCTCTCAAGTAATGAAGATAGGGAGTCAAGAGAACTTGGATGAAGATTCTTGGTCATTtacaaagtttctttctttctttctttctttctttctttctttctttccttctttccttttttttttagagtgggacatagacttttttttatttgtctgaCAGTTTACCTAGCAGCAGGCTCAGACAAAGCCTCTCAATCTTCCCTGGACCCTGTCTTCTTCCCTGAGAGTTCCTGGCTCACCCCAGGTTCCAAAGGTGTCTTGGGCAGGGCAGCAGCAGAGGCAGAGAACACATACAGAGGCAGGATCCAACAGGGGTCTCAATATGGGAAAGGTGGGGGTTTGAAGCCATTCAGATTGAAAGGTCCATCTAGCTGAGGGAGGAAGTTACCCTGGCACAAGTCCCTCCACTCCTGCCAGGATGAGAGGAGTCGGGAGGGAACTGCTGCTCTCAGATGCTCCTACTGTGCCCTTCGTGCTATTAGCATTGCCCAGACGTTGTCTTCCGCTTCTTTAACACTGCGCTCCAGGTAGGACTTTTTCTGCTCTAATTCCTTAATTTTTTCTTCtgctattttctgtttctctaaCAGCTTGTTGTGAATTACCTCTTTGGAAAGAAGAATAAAGATTCTTCCTACACCTTCATACATGTTAGTTTCATCTACCAAAGTCATAATCTCTGTATGGGTAAGGTGTGCAtgcttttttgttctgtttagtTGTTTAATCTGTATGTCTGCAAGCTTCACCTTCTGTTGCGAGTCGATAACTTTGGCCTGGAGCTCTGTGAAGGCCTTCTTCAAGTCGAGATCCACAAGTAGCTTTCCCTTTCTGTTCTGAGTTCAGGTTACAGTGACAGTACTTTtgaagacacacaaaaaaaggaaacttcTATAAAGCAGTGGACAAACCACAGGATTTATCTTATAAAGAAACATTAGAAAACAATATAGAAAGCATGGCGACAGCGACTaattatctgtaatcctagctatttaataggctaagatctgaggattgcagttcaaggccaaaccagacaggaaagtccatgagactcttatctccaattaactaccaaaaagccagaactggagctatgtctcaagtggtagagtgctagcgttgagaaaaagaagcttagagacagtaccaggccccagttcaagcctcaggaccaaaacacacacaaaaaaatcaatataaaatataaaaagagctAAATGATTTTTTATGTACTTATATATAGTTCATATTACCTtaactacttgggagtctgagacatGGACAATCACTGtaagtttgttggtttttttgttttttttttaaatttatttattaattaaacaaatttttttgacaaggtgttgtgcaaaaggggtacagttacataatagggcagtgtgtacatttcttgtgatatcttacaccctgtttttctttcccttccctaggtcaggtagacatatatacattacacagtgtaccaaaaacatacacagtagccacatggcctacgccaaaggaaattcacctagggctttaattgtaatgtcaacaatagagtttgcttatccttgtcttatatgaacgtacatacgtagcttttgagctgttgtgatccactgagaggtctatttttggcctttagatgatgagtagttgtttggttttagttacataatgtagggtcgctgacccaaacctgtgagaaataccatttgacaagaagtttttggtttcacagacctggtctctactgtctccccctccccccaccttagcagtcatatatcaaggagatcatgctcctttgttttctgtgttctaggcttgtcttgctcaacattatttgttcaagttctgaccatttccctgtgaataccaatatttcaccatttttaatcgctatgtagtaatccactgtgtataggtaccatactttttggatccattcatctgtggaggggcatctgggttgtttccatattttggctattgtgaattgtgcagcgataaacatggaagtgcagatgtctttttgatatcttgggacctgttgttcaggatagatgcctaggagtggtatggctgggtcatagggtaggtctatgttgagctttttgaggaacctccataccgttctccaaagtggttgtactaatttgcactcccaccaacaatggagaagggttcctctttccctgcaccccctccagcatttgttgttgcctgagttcagagtataggccattctaactggggtgaggtggtatctcagggttgtttttaatttacatttcctttactgccagggatgttgaacatttcctcatatgtttctttgctatttttatctcttctcttgtgaagtctgtcACTGTAAGTTTGAAGCAAGCACTGGTATAAATAAccaagagactccatctacaAAGTAATCAGCATAAAGCTGTTTTGCAGAcatggttcaagaagtagagcaccaaccataacCAATAAAGCTAAGTAAGTCGCTACTTATTATTAAGAAAACTTAATAATGCGTTATTAAGGAAACTTTCAAGGTATCTCGAGAGTGTCATGCAAGAAAGGGCAGGTTCTACACTGTCTTCTCAAAAAACATTACTTTTAAACCATAGTAGGCTAGTTCCTGAAGAAATAAGGAACTTGAGGAAAATAAAGACCATGTATGGCTGGAACACATTGAACTAGGGAGAACATGAGCAAGGCTAGGTTGTGGGAAAGGTCATTCCAAAGCTTTGGCCTGTTCTAAAAGTTTTGGACTTCATCCTCCAAGAATTGAAGCTGATGGGAAGTTTGAACCAAAAGagcaacataaacagaaatgtgtgtgaacacacacacatacacacacatacaactatACACActagtaaatatatatgtgtttgtgtgtgtattatatattttttctgtattcaaagagaacaaaagaaaatggaggaaaaaagccaagagaaaccACTGTAGTCTATAAAAGATCATGGCAATTTGATATAGCAAAGAAAGAGCAAAGGTTGAGAAAAGAGTCCAAGTCAAGAAGTATTAGAGAAATACGTAACCAAATTTGCTCATCAAACTTgggaatgagaagaaagaaaatgtgaaaaatgatGATCTGTGGCATGATTAATTGAGTGGGTGGAGATAACATTTACTGAGAGGAAACACTGGAGAATAGTCAGATTTGAACAGATGTAAAAACCATAGAGAATTGCTTTGTTCATTTAGAGAGAAACGTGTTTTGTTGTAGTGGTAGTGGTTTTAGGAAAAGGatgtttttttcctcattttttgtttgtttagctcttttaaattcatttgttCTAGCTATATAGAGTCAGCTGACCTCAAAGTCCTCCAGCCTTACCTACTAAAGTGCGAGAATTAGTCATGTACCACCATGCATGAGTTTGATTtttagagggagggaaggggtattGAAAACTGATAGAAAGTACATGACAGAGAGCTAGAGGCTGAAGCCACAGATGGAAGATAATTCCCAAGAAGGAAGAGTCTCAAACTGCAGGAAGAAATCTTGTCTTGATGAGCTTCTAACCCAAAGCATGAGAGAAGTATATGTGgcaaaaagaatgttttaaatatattaatgttTAGTTCTCTTTGTGATTCTATATGTACATGGCCCATTGCTAGGCATCTACCTTGAGGGTTACTTCAGCCAGAAAGAAAGGTTAAAAATGAACATACAATATTCAGTTCCAAATGTATAAAATCAGATCATTTTTGtttgcaaaacaacaacagaaaaaacaagTATGATGCTGAAGCTTGTCCAAGATAGAAAGGAATTATCTATAATGTTTTCTCCCCATTTACATATTAAGAGGGACACTAACATAGAGGTTCACAGGATAAGATTTCCAGTGAAACCAGCAAAAGGAGTTAAATGTCATTGTTCACAACCAGGActgtagaaagagaaaaaatactagGTAAGCAAGAAGATAACACAACAGAAGCTGTGAGGAAAGTAGAGCAAAGGGTGGATAAGCAAGAGAGGGTCTGAGTCCAGCTATCTTAGCCTGCTCAGGTGTATCTTGAGAGATGGGACCACGTGTCTCCAAAGGAATGCTGTAGAGGAAGAGTTGTGCTTCAAAGCAGAATCACCTTTGTAGCAGAAGTCTATAGCTTGAACTACATAGCTTGGGGTGACTAAAGGGGCTCCCACAAAGCCATTGAGGGCTGAACCCTGAATCATGAGAGAAAATAATCAGAACAAAGCTGAATTTGGAGCAGCTTTTACCAACAGTTGCATACGTCAGCTGAGGACCAGGAATAGGATGAATCATGTATTGGAGATCACCAGTCCAAGGAGAAGGTGAGAGCAGTCACCAGCAGCAGAGACCAGCACAACTACAGAAAGGCAATCCAGACCTCAAATCTCACctggcaaagacaagcaggggaCAAAGGAAACATCTCCCACCCCAGCACCTATGTTGCAGCAATAAAGAGGATTGGAATCCTGAAAGACATTTAATAGAGCACAGCAGGAGATTATGAGGTcagctgaacaacaacaacaacaaaaaactccacCTTATTGCACATCTTAGTGTGATGATGTGATATTAATGAATATGAACCCACACACACTACACTGACAACATAATTATATTATTGCACCAACAATTtcaggtgagggctggggatatggcctagtggcaagagtgattgccttgttgacatgaggccctgggttcaattccccagcaccacatatacagaaaatggccagaagtggcgctgtggctcaagtggcagagtgctagccttgagcaaaaagaagccagggacagtgctcaggacccaagtccaagccccaggaaaaaaaaaaaaaaaacaatttcaggGGCCATATGAACTGTGTGGTTAGAAGGCATTTTAGAAGATAGAACTGAGACACCACTGAACCATTCCTAGGAAAATGACATTCACTACGTCCTGTGCATTTCACACCCTGTGAAAGACCAAAGTGGGCAAAATACACCACAAGCAGGAGTGAGGAGCTGCAGCTCAGTACTCAGACACATTAAGGTCCTCTCTATTCAGTATCTCATTCCCAGATCTCCCCTTGCACACCAAAACCCAAGGGGAATCCAAAGTCCATCTCCTGATCTCACTTCACTGGCTAGGAGAGAAAGATCCAGATTCAGCTCTGAACATGTCAAGGACTAGAATGAAACCTTCAAGGATCACTTTGTGTTCTCAGCTGGATTAGAGACAGCTAGCATGGACAATCATGAGAATGTATTTGTTCTAATCGATGACACAGTTCTCAAGAAAATCCAGTTTTTGTTCTCTCCAGTATTGTGCTAGTAACTGGTTAACAAGCAGCTCTGGAGAAGTATCCTAATTTGTAGAATTTTCAGGTTTCCCTGATAGAAATCTACCCACCATGGCCAACTTGGAGCTACACCATAATTTCTTCTGGCTCATAAAATTCCTACAAATTTAACCATCAGCTTTTATGAGCCAGTAAAAGCTAGCTCTGGCACACCACTGTGATCCAGTTAAAGATCTTACTCAGAGAATTATCTACATCAAAACCCAACTTGAGTGGACCCCACAAAATGGTAAGTTTTTACTGATATCTATCTTCCTGAGTAAAGTACACTATGATCTTTGACAGGATATAGCAATTGATTAAGTGACATAAACTTAATTCTACTAACTAGcccatctattttattttattgaaactaGCTTCTGTCTCTGAAACTGATTTTCTTTTAATCTGAGCTTATGTTTTATATACAGTAATTTTTCTTCAGTTGTGCCAGAAATCTGCCACTAATAAATAAGTCACTTGTGCCAATTACTGAAAAGCCCTCTGCTGGCTAACTTTTGAAAGGCAACAAACGCCCCAGGAGGACATTCTTTGCCCATTTTGCAAGCTGAGCCAAACTGCAAATTCTGTCTTAAAATGCAATTAAGATAAGAGTTGCCTAAGAGTTTCTAGACAATTTCATTGATAATAGGTAAGACTTGTCAGTTCATTAATCATATAAGCTATGCTATTCCGAAGATCCATTAATACAGCctaaagaaaattttataaacACCAAATacctcttaaaaattatttaaaaattgcaaattatacaaagagaaggaggaggagggtccacTTGCTGGATACAcagaaataaattacatttaaaagaaaactggAGTTTTTGTAACACTTTCTAAATAGCCTGCCTAAGCCAGGTACTTTtgagaataaatttaaaaggggaaatgttgaaaaaaaaaacaaaaagctttaatattttgttgttttttttaaagtctatctCAAATATTATATAATTCTATGGTTTATTGCTTTTCCAGTTTAGAAATGTTTTTATCTTGTTTCTAACAAGAGAGCAAGCTAaagtttattcatttaaaataatttgtaagaTTTTTTAAGTTGGCAAAAAATCAGTAATATTTTTCTAATCAGAAAAACTACAtgtgaatattttattgaaatatatttttgcatCGTTTCTAGTACAAGTTATGTAACAGAATGACTGCAATACCATTGTCATATCAGTCTTACTGTAGTTAGAAATTAACTAAAAAGATCTAGAACATAATAATCAGGTTGTATTTCTGGTTGGAGAAATTAGAAAAGAGTGATTTTTCCTGTATGAATCACTTTTCAACTACTCTCAACAACTTAAATGTCAATAAGAGGAGATCATTGGTGCTAGAATTACTGAAGATACTTTGGTAGTATCATGTTGATTTTGGCCAACTTAAGCAAAAAGGGAAATTCGTAGACGTGTACTGAAAAACCCACAGGCCTAATAGCAAGGTTAAAAATCTTGTTTAAATATTATATTGTCAGCAAAGACAAAGGAATTTCATTGCTTCATATTGCCTTACAAAAACTCTGCAGAAGATGTCAAGCCCCACCAGTGAAATAGTTTCTGGGGATCTCTCGGCTTCCTTCACTATCTTTCCAAGATTCCAGAGTTCAAAGAATATAATTCCCCAAAGAAAAGCACTGtaga contains:
- the LOC125347554 gene encoding prefoldin subunit 1-like, whose protein sequence is MAMRKQMRKKLNGLFKAASQIDGSWDSSHVSKFINVMIYCQDNHCSPGLGNIIDLQENRKGKLLVDLDLKKAFTELQAKVIDSQQKVKLADIQIKQLNRTKKHAHLTHTEIMTLVDETNMYEGVGRIFILLSKEVIHNKLLEKQKIAEEKIKELEQKKSYLERSVKEAEDNVWAMLIARRAQ